GGCCTGCCCCTGTCCTGACCCCCACCCCTCCCCTCGCGCCCTGTCCGCCGCCCGACCCCGGCCCTACCATGACCGTGTGAACGACATCGACGCATGGGTGTGGTGGCTCGTCGGCGCGGCGGCGCTCGGAATCCCGCTCGTCGTCACCGCCATGCCGGAGTTCGGCATGCTCGCCGTGGGCGCCGTCGCGGCCGCGGCCGTCGCCGGACTCGGCTTCAACGGCGTGATCCAGGTCCTCGCGTTCGTCGTCGTCTCCGTCGCGCTCATCGCCGTCGTCCGCCCCATCGCGGCCCGGCACACCAGACAACGCCCCCAACTCGCCACCGGTATCGACGCCTTGAAGGGCAGGCAGGCAGTCGTCCTGGAACGCGTCGACGGCTCCGGCGGCCGTATCAAGCTCGCCGGGGAAATCTGGTCGGCCCGCTCCCTCGACACCGACCGCGCCTACGAAGTGGGCCAGGAGGTGGACGTCGTGGACATCGAAGGGGCCACCGCCATCGTCATCTGAGGCATCATGCCCACGAGTTGGGCGATGGTCTGTCAGACTCGACCAGCAAGATCTTCTACAGACACGAGATCTGCCGAAGGCGCCGAAGCGGAGAGGGGCACGGGGAACACGATGGAACCGGTCATCATCGTCCTGGTCATTCTGGTGGTGTTGGTCTTCATCGCCCTGATCAAGACCATCCAGGTCATCCCACAGGCCAGCGCTGCCATCGTCGAGCGCTTCGGCCGTTACACACGCACCCTGAACGCGGGCCTGAACATCGTGGTCCCGTTCATCGATACCATCCGCAACCGCATCGACCTGCGCGAACAGGTCGTACCGTTCCCGCCCCAGCCGGTGATCACCCAGGACAACCTGGTCGTCAACATCGACACGGTCATCTACTACCAGGTGACGGACGCCCGCGCGGCCACCTACGAGGTCGCCAGCTACATCCAGGCGATCGAGCAGCTCACGGTCACCACGCTCCGCAACATCATCGGCGGCATGGACCTCGAACGCACCCTGACCTCCCGCGAGGAGATCAACGCCGCCCTGCGCGGCGTCCTCGACGAGGCGACGGGCAAGTGGGGCATTCGCGTCAACCGCGTCGAGCTGAAGGCCATCGAGCCCCCGACCTCCATCCAGGACTCGATGGAGAAGCAGATGCGCGCCGACCGTGACAAGCGCGCCGCGATCCTCACCGCCGAAGGTACGCGCCAGGCCGCCATCCTCACCGCAGAGGGCGAGAAGCAGTCCCAGATCCTGCGCGCCGAGGGTGAGGCCAAGGCGGCGGCGCTCCGCGCGGAAGGCGAGGCCCAGGCGGTCCGTACGGTCTTCGAGGCCATCCACGCCGGCGACCCGGACCAGAAGCTCCTGAGCTACCAGTACCTCCAGATGCTCCCGAAGATCGCCGAG
Above is a genomic segment from Streptomyces fodineus containing:
- a CDS encoding NfeD family protein, which encodes MNDIDAWVWWLVGAAALGIPLVVTAMPEFGMLAVGAVAAAAVAGLGFNGVIQVLAFVVVSVALIAVVRPIAARHTRQRPQLATGIDALKGRQAVVLERVDGSGGRIKLAGEIWSARSLDTDRAYEVGQEVDVVDIEGATAIVI
- a CDS encoding SPFH domain-containing protein; its protein translation is MEPVIIVLVILVVLVFIALIKTIQVIPQASAAIVERFGRYTRTLNAGLNIVVPFIDTIRNRIDLREQVVPFPPQPVITQDNLVVNIDTVIYYQVTDARAATYEVASYIQAIEQLTVTTLRNIIGGMDLERTLTSREEINAALRGVLDEATGKWGIRVNRVELKAIEPPTSIQDSMEKQMRADRDKRAAILTAEGTRQAAILTAEGEKQSQILRAEGEAKAAALRAEGEAQAVRTVFEAIHAGDPDQKLLSYQYLQMLPKIAEGDANKLWIVPSEIGDALKGLSGAMGNFGPLGGGGQGNGGASVPPQNNGTDRREKPSID